The segment TGCTTTGACCGGGGTCGTCGTCAATGATTCGATCGTCTTGATCGACTTTATTAATCGAAAGGTGCGGAGCGGAATTCCTGTTGAACAAGCCTTGTTGGAATCGGGGCAAAGAAGGTTTCGACCCGTTCTGTTGACCTCTCTGACAACGATTGCCGGCTTGTCGCCGATTCTATTCGAAACTTCATTCCAGGCGCAAATCTTGATTCCGATGGCCACCAGTCTCAGTTTTGGATTGCTCGTGGCAACTCTGCTGGTAGTGATCTTGGTACCCACTTTTTATCGGATTTATTTCGATTTCCAGAGGTTTTTCGCTGCGAATGACCCTCCAGTCACTGTGCCGGTACATGTGGAAAACGAAATGGTTGCTCGTCCGTCGTAAGCTTGATTCAGTTCCGACCTCGCTCGAATCCTAGCTGACTATCCGCTTCTTACGTTAAACTACCGTCTCGATAACGCACCGGCGTTGGGTCTCAACTGGTTTTCTGGGAGGAATGTGCAATGAGCATGATCAATCGACTTGCGGTGATGCTGCTGTTTGGGGTGACAACAAATTTGTCGGCAGCGGAAGAACTTCGGATCGGCATGATCGGTCTCGATACTTCCCATGTAATTGCGTTCACCAAGGCATTCAATGACCCTGAAGCCACGGGTGATTTAGCCGAGATGCGTGTTGTGGCGGGCTTCCCGGGAGGAACTGACATTCCACCCAGTCGCGATCGGGTGGCCGGATTTACGCAGCAGTTGAAGGAAATGGGAATCGAAATTGTCGATTCGATTCCTGATTTACTTTCGAAAGTTGACGTTGTTCTGTTAGAGAGTGTCGATGGTCGACCCCATCTGGAACAGGCACGCTTGGTGATCGAAGCGGGTAAGCCCCTTTTCATTGATAAGCCCGTCGCCGGTTCGCTGAAAGATGCCGTGGCGATCTTTCGATTGGCCGAAAAACACGACGTTCCTTGTTTTTCAAGTTCGTCTCTGCGTTACGTGCCAGAAGCCATTGCCTATCGCAATGAAAAAATGGCCGAGCGGGTGAACGGATGTGTGGTTTGGGGGCCCTGTTCAATTCAGCCGCCCATGCCGGATCTGTTCTTTTATGGTGTCCACGGGGTCGAAATGCTGTACACCATCATGGGTACCGGATGTGTAAGCGTCACGCGATCAAGTACAGAGTCAACCGATGTGGTAACAGGTGTTTGGCAAGATGGTCGTATCGGAACCTATCGTGGGCTTCGGAGCGGAAAGAAAAGTTTTGGAGCAGTGGTTTTTGAAACAGATCGAATTGCCTTGATCGAGCGATCCGTGGGCTATCAACCGTTACTCGATCAGATCGCTCGTTTTTTTAAGTCAGGGAAAGCCCCGGTCGCGGCCGCGGAGACGATCGAAATCTTCGCGTTTATGGAGGCGGCCGATGAGAGTAAGCGACTCGGGGGCAAGCCCGTTCAGATTAACCCTTGATCGACTACTTCGCATCGGTAACGAGTGGAATCGCCAGTTGATCGACGGCAGGTTTTACCGTTTTCTCGTGCTCGGCGATCACTTGTAGAAGTTCCGCCACAACGGCTGGGTTTTTTGCTGCCAAGTCGAATTGTTCACCCGGATCGTGTTCGACGTGATAAAGCAAAGGTGGGTCTTGTCGAATTGGAGCACGACCGTATTTGATCGGCTCACGTGTCCAAAGGTGCAATTTGTAAGGACCTTTCCGCACCGCGTACAAGACACCTCGTGTGTAGTAGAACATCGTGTCGCGCGGGCTGTTTCCAGTGCCAAGCAGGGCAGGGGAAAGGTCGAGTGAGTCGAGTGTACGGTCGGTTGGAAGTTGTGTGTTGCTGATGGCAGCGCAGGTCGCCATCAAGTCGAGCGTACTGCCCATCTGGGTAACCGTCGAACCTGCCTTGATCTTCCCGGGCCAGCGGAAAATCGTCGGTACGCGCATGCCGCCTTCAAAAGTTGTTCCCTTACCGGCTCGGAGTAAACCAGCGCTACCCCCATCGAGGCGAAAACTGAGCCAAGGTCCGTTGTCGCTGGTAAAGACGACCATGGTCTTCTCATCACAGCCAACCTCACGCAATGTGTCGAGCACCTGGCCAACTGACCAGTCGATTTCTTCGATTACATCGCCGTACAGGCCTCGAGGACTGGTGTCCTTGAATTTGTCTGAGACAAACAGCGGAATGTGGGGCATCGTGTGTGGGAGATAGAGAAAAAAGGGTTCTTCGGCATGCTCGCGAATGAACCTTACTGCTTCTTCGGTGTACCTTTTCGTGACGGTGCGTTGGTCAACAGGCTGCTCGAGGATCTTATCATTTCGCATTAATGGAACGCCCCCCGGTTTGTGCATGTCGTTGGAATAGGGGATTCCAAAATACTCGTCGAATCCAGCCTGCGTTGGCAGGAATTGTGGCAGATGACCGAGATGCCATTTGCCGATGCAGGCGGTGGCATAATTCCGCTCCTTAAGCAGTTCCGCCATCGTGATCTCTTCCTGGGGCAAACCGCCTCCCGAGTTGGGAAACAAGACAACTCGTTTTGCCGAGGTCATGCCATTACGAATTGGTAATCGTCCTGTCATCAGGCCAGCGCGACTGGGTGTGCATACGGGCGCTGCACAGTAGAAACTAGTCCACTTTTGACCTTCTGCGGCCATGCGGTCTAGATGAGGGGTTCGAATGGTCGGATGTCCAAAGCAGCCCAGATCTGCGAAACCAAGATCATCACAAAAGATAATCACGAAGTTTGGTGAGGTTTCGCTGGCGCTCAGGCTGTTGGGTAACAGGCTGAGGAATGCGAGAAGGAA is part of the Pirellulaceae bacterium genome and harbors:
- a CDS encoding Gfo/Idh/MocA family oxidoreductase gives rise to the protein MSMINRLAVMLLFGVTTNLSAAEELRIGMIGLDTSHVIAFTKAFNDPEATGDLAEMRVVAGFPGGTDIPPSRDRVAGFTQQLKEMGIEIVDSIPDLLSKVDVVLLESVDGRPHLEQARLVIEAGKPLFIDKPVAGSLKDAVAIFRLAEKHDVPCFSSSSLRYVPEAIAYRNEKMAERVNGCVVWGPCSIQPPMPDLFFYGVHGVEMLYTIMGTGCVSVTRSSTESTDVVTGVWQDGRIGTYRGLRSGKKSFGAVVFETDRIALIERSVGYQPLLDQIARFFKSGKAPVAAAETIEIFAFMEAADESKRLGGKPVQINP
- a CDS encoding sulfatase, producing MPSRLFLLAFLSLLPNSLSASETSPNFVIIFCDDLGFADLGCFGHPTIRTPHLDRMAAEGQKWTSFYCAAPVCTPSRAGLMTGRLPIRNGMTSAKRVVLFPNSGGGLPQEEITMAELLKERNYATACIGKWHLGHLPQFLPTQAGFDEYFGIPYSNDMHKPGGVPLMRNDKILEQPVDQRTVTKRYTEEAVRFIREHAEEPFFLYLPHTMPHIPLFVSDKFKDTSPRGLYGDVIEEIDWSVGQVLDTLREVGCDEKTMVVFTSDNGPWLSFRLDGGSAGLLRAGKGTTFEGGMRVPTIFRWPGKIKAGSTVTQMGSTLDLMATCAAISNTQLPTDRTLDSLDLSPALLGTGNSPRDTMFYYTRGVLYAVRKGPYKLHLWTREPIKYGRAPIRQDPPLLYHVEHDPGEQFDLAAKNPAVVAELLQVIAEHEKTVKPAVDQLAIPLVTDAK